In Syntrophales bacterium, the following are encoded in one genomic region:
- a CDS encoding type II toxin-antitoxin system MqsA family antitoxin produces MKCVFCGGETKPMLVTFSYEEGNRYFFVEHVPAEVCARCGEKTYSPDVTDELLEFAKNKFKPVKKLEVPVFDFAESC; encoded by the coding sequence ATGAAATGTGTTTTTTGTGGCGGTGAAACAAAGCCCATGTTGGTGACTTTTAGCTATGAAGAGGGAAACAGGTATTTTTTTGTGGAGCATGTCCCGGCTGAGGTTTGCGCTCGCTGCGGAGAAAAGACCTATTCTCCTGATGTTACCGATGAGTTATTGGAATTTGCAAAAAACAAATTTAAGCCTGTTAAAAAACTGGAAGTCCCTGTATTTGATTTTGCTGAAAGTTGTTGA
- a CDS encoding DUF433 domain-containing protein: MNPLLQRISVNPNVCFGKPCIRGTRIWVSLLLDFLANGMSIEAILAEYPHLTEEDIRAAIAYGAEMARERYVEIPVEATG, encoded by the coding sequence ATGAATCCGCTTTTGCAACGTATTTCCGTTAACCCAAATGTTTGCTTTGGCAAACCTTGCATTCGTGGCACACGAATATGGGTGTCGCTACTTCTTGATTTCTTAGCAAACGGGATGAGCATTGAGGCGATTCTTGCAGAATATCCTCATCTGACGGAGGAGGATATTCGGGCTGCCATTGCTTACGGAGCGGAAATGGCCCGAGAGCGATATGTTGAGATCCCTGTCGAGGCAACAGGATGA